In Aegilops tauschii subsp. strangulata cultivar AL8/78 chromosome 3, Aet v6.0, whole genome shotgun sequence, one genomic interval encodes:
- the LOC109762667 gene encoding transcriptional corepressor LEUNIG isoform X1 — protein MSQSQSQSQSQSQTNWEADKMLDVYIYDYFVKRNLQETAKAFQTEGKVSPDPVAIDAPGGFLFEWWSVFWDIFIARTNEKHSDIAASYIQTQLVKAREHQHEHQQQQQSQQQTQQQQQQNQQQQQQHHHHQQQQQQQQQQQHQQQQHQQQQQHQQQQHQQHQHQQQQSQQQQQSQQHQQIQMQQMLLQRAAQQQQQQRRDGSHLLNGTASGLSGIDPLMRQNPATANAMAAKMYEERLKLPSQRDSLDEASLKVQQRYGENAGQALDPNQTSLKAAAGGQSSGQILHGTVGGLSGAPQQVQARSPQMPIQEQSIKTEINPVLTPRSAGPEGSFIGVQGSSQGGSNLTLKGWPLTGLDQLRSGILQPKSFIQSPQQQFQQLQFLNPQQQHQLLMQAQQNMASPTVSDVDTRRLRMLLNNRNMAMGQDGQTNSGGDIIPNIGSPSQSGGSRTDIDMLIKKKIAHLQQQQQLQQSTVSSQQSQSSNQLLQQQEKPGVGCMPIDGSIPNSFVVADQASKKRKKPVSSSRANSSGTANTAGPSPSSAPSTPSTHTPGDAMSMPQLLHNGGPSKPLMMFGSDGTGSLTSPVNPLGDVDRLLEDGSLDENVDSFLSQEDMDPRETMGRCIDASKGSGFSEVAKARASTSKVSCCHFSSDGKLLATGGHDKKAVLWFTDALNPKSTLEEHSMLITDVRFSPSMTRLATSSFDKTVRVWDADNPDYSLRTFTGHSASVKSLDFHSNKEDIVCSCDSDGEVRCWSINNGSCVTCVRVFSGGATQLRYQPHQGKYLAAASEKMISIMDAETLQVCRNALKGHIKNIESICWDAAGDYLASVSEDSVKVWSFTSGNDGECVNELNCSGNKFNSCVFHPNYPSLLVIGCYESLELWDIREKNTVTISNAHDGLIAALAASNASGLVASVSHDKLVKLWK, from the exons ATGTCGCAATCTCAGTCTCAGTCCCAGTCTCAGTCGCAGACCAACTGGGAGGCGGATAAGAT GTTGGATGTCTACATATATGACTATTTTGTGAAGAGAAATTTGCAGGAAACTGCAAAAGCCTTCCAAACGGAAGGGAAGGTTTCACCAGATCCAGTTG CAATTGATGCTCCTGGTGGCTTCCTTTTTGAATGGTGGTCGGTATTTTGGGATATATTCATAGCAAGAACAAATGAGAAGCATTCAGATATTGCAGCATCATATATTCAG ACTCAGTTAGTGAAAGCAAGGGAACATCAACATGAGCATCAGCAACAACAGCAATCTCAGCAGCAAActcagcaacagcagcagcagaaccaacaacaacaacaacaacaccaccaccaccaacagcagcagcaacaacaacaacaacagcaacaccaacaacagcaacaccaacaacaacagcaacaccAACAACAGCAACACCAACAACACCAACACCAACAGCAACAATCTCAGCAGCAGCAACAATCTCAACAGCATCAACAAATACAAATGCAGCAAATGTTGTTACAGAGAGCtgcacagcagcagcagcagcagcgtaGAGATGGTTCTCATCTTCTTAATGGCACTGCAAGTGGGCTTTCTGGAATTGATCCTTTAATGCGACAAAACCCAGCAACTGCGAATGCTATGGCAGCAAAAATGTATGAGGAGAGGTTAAAGCTCCCTTCTCAAAGGGATTCTCTGGATGAGGCATCATTGAAG GTGCAGCAAAGGTATGGGGAAAATGCTGGCCAAGCACTTGATCCAAACCAAACGTCGTTGAAAGCAGCCGCAGGCGGACAATCTTCCGG GCAAATTTTGCATGGAACTGTTGGTGGATTGTCAGGTGCTCCGCAACAGGTTCAGGCAAGAAGCCCACAAATGCCTATTCAAGAACAG AGTATCAAAACTGAGATCAATCCAGTTTTGACACCCAGAAGTGCAGGTCCCGAGGGATCATTCATTGGTGTCCAAG GATCTAGTCAAGGTGGAAGCAATTTGACTCTGAAAGGTTGGCCACTCACG GGCCTCGACCAGCTTCGCTCCGGTATCCTGCAGCCGAAGTCATTTATTCAATCTCCGCAACAACAATTTCAACAGCTCCAGTTTCTGAATCCACAACAGCAACACCAGCTTTTGATGCAAGCGCAGCAAAACATGGCTTCCCCTACAGTTAGTGATGTTGATACCAGAAGATTAAGGATGCTTCTTAACAATAGAAATATGGCCATGGGGCAGGATGGGCAGACAAACAGTGGTGGGGATATTATTCCAAATATTGGTTCTCCTAGCCAAAGTGGTGGATCACGTACAGATATAGACATGCTAATAAAG AAGAAAATTGCTCATTTACAACAGCAACAGCAGCTTCAGCAATCTACAGTCTCCAGTCAGCAGTCTCAGAGCTCAAATCAGCTTCTCCAGCAACAGGAAAAGCCTGGAGTTGGATGCATGCCTATTGATGGAAGCATACCAAACTCTTTTGTAGTAGCTGACCAA GCATCAAAGAAGAGAAAGAAACCTGTCTCCTCTAGTAGAGCTAATAGTTCAGGAACAGCAAATACTGCTGGGCCATCTCCAAGTTCTGCACCTTCGACACCTTCCACTCACACACCAGGAGATGCAATGTCCATGCCACAGCTGCTGCATAATGGTGGTCCATCAAAACCATTGATGATGTTTGGTTCTGATGGCACTGGAAGCTTGACCTCTCCAGTAAACCCACTG GGTGATGTGGACCGTTTGCTGGAAGATGGCTCCTTGGATGAAAATGTAGACTCATTTTTATCACAGGAGGATATGGATCCTCGGGAAACCATGGGGCGCTGCATTGATGCCAGTAAAG GGTCTGGTTTCTCCGAGGTTGCAAAAGCCCGTGCAAGTACAAGCAAAGTTAGCTGTTGCCATTTCTCGTCAGACGGGAAACTGCTCGCCACCGGAGGCCACGATAAAAAG gctgttTTATGGTTTACAGATGCCCTAAACCCCAAATCTACATTAGAAGAGCACTCGATGCTTATTACAGATGTTCGATTTAGCCCAAGCATGACCCGCCTTGCAACATCTTCCTTTGACAAAACTGTGCGGGTTTGGGATGCTGACAAT CCAGATTATTCACTCCGCACTTTCACGGGTCATTCAGCGTCTGTTAAGTCGCTTGATTTTCATTCAAATAAAGAAGACATCGTTTGCTCCTGTGATAGTGATGGGGAAGTGCGCTGCTGGAGCATAAACAATGGTAGCTGTGTGACGTGTGTTAGGGTCTTCAGC GGAGGTGCAACTCAGTTGAGATATCAACCTCATCAAGGGAAATATCTTGCAGCTGCCTCTGAGAAGATGATATCAATAATGGATGCAGAAACACTACAAGTGTGTAGGAATGCCTTAAAG GGACACATAAAGAACATCGAGTCAATTTGTTGGGATGCTGCGGGTGACTATCTGGCCTCTGTAAGTGAAGATTCTGTCAAGGTGTGGTCATTTACTTCAGGAAATGATGGCGAGTGTGTGAATGAGTTGAATTGCAGTGGAAACAAGTTCAATTCATGTGTTTTTCACCCGAATTATCCGTCATTGCTTGTAATTGGTTGTTACGAG TCCTTGGAACTTTGGGACATAAGGGAGAAGAATACAGTGACCATCAGCAACGCCCATGACGGCTTAATTGCAGCCCTAGCTGCATCAAATGCATCAGGGTTGGTCGCCTCAGTAAGTCATGATAAGCTTGTCAAGCTCTGGAAGTGA
- the LOC109762667 gene encoding transcriptional corepressor LEUNIG isoform X2 — protein sequence MQQMLLQRAAQQQQQQRRDGSHLLNGTASGLSGIDPLMRQNPATANAMAAKMYEERLKLPSQRDSLDEASLKVQQRYGENAGQALDPNQTSLKAAAGGQSSGQILHGTVGGLSGAPQQVQARSPQMPIQEQSIKTEINPVLTPRSAGPEGSFIGVQGSSQGGSNLTLKGWPLTGLDQLRSGILQPKSFIQSPQQQFQQLQFLNPQQQHQLLMQAQQNMASPTVSDVDTRRLRMLLNNRNMAMGQDGQTNSGGDIIPNIGSPSQSGGSRTDIDMLIKKKIAHLQQQQQLQQSTVSSQQSQSSNQLLQQQEKPGVGCMPIDGSIPNSFVVADQASKKRKKPVSSSRANSSGTANTAGPSPSSAPSTPSTHTPGDAMSMPQLLHNGGPSKPLMMFGSDGTGSLTSPVNPLGDVDRLLEDGSLDENVDSFLSQEDMDPRETMGRCIDASKGSGFSEVAKARASTSKVSCCHFSSDGKLLATGGHDKKAVLWFTDALNPKSTLEEHSMLITDVRFSPSMTRLATSSFDKTVRVWDADNPDYSLRTFTGHSASVKSLDFHSNKEDIVCSCDSDGEVRCWSINNGSCVTCVRVFSGGATQLRYQPHQGKYLAAASEKMISIMDAETLQVCRNALKGHIKNIESICWDAAGDYLASVSEDSVKVWSFTSGNDGECVNELNCSGNKFNSCVFHPNYPSLLVIGCYESLELWDIREKNTVTISNAHDGLIAALAASNASGLVASVSHDKLVKLWK from the exons ATGCAGCAAATGTTGTTACAGAGAGCtgcacagcagcagcagcagcagcgtaGAGATGGTTCTCATCTTCTTAATGGCACTGCAAGTGGGCTTTCTGGAATTGATCCTTTAATGCGACAAAACCCAGCAACTGCGAATGCTATGGCAGCAAAAATGTATGAGGAGAGGTTAAAGCTCCCTTCTCAAAGGGATTCTCTGGATGAGGCATCATTGAAG GTGCAGCAAAGGTATGGGGAAAATGCTGGCCAAGCACTTGATCCAAACCAAACGTCGTTGAAAGCAGCCGCAGGCGGACAATCTTCCGG GCAAATTTTGCATGGAACTGTTGGTGGATTGTCAGGTGCTCCGCAACAGGTTCAGGCAAGAAGCCCACAAATGCCTATTCAAGAACAG AGTATCAAAACTGAGATCAATCCAGTTTTGACACCCAGAAGTGCAGGTCCCGAGGGATCATTCATTGGTGTCCAAG GATCTAGTCAAGGTGGAAGCAATTTGACTCTGAAAGGTTGGCCACTCACG GGCCTCGACCAGCTTCGCTCCGGTATCCTGCAGCCGAAGTCATTTATTCAATCTCCGCAACAACAATTTCAACAGCTCCAGTTTCTGAATCCACAACAGCAACACCAGCTTTTGATGCAAGCGCAGCAAAACATGGCTTCCCCTACAGTTAGTGATGTTGATACCAGAAGATTAAGGATGCTTCTTAACAATAGAAATATGGCCATGGGGCAGGATGGGCAGACAAACAGTGGTGGGGATATTATTCCAAATATTGGTTCTCCTAGCCAAAGTGGTGGATCACGTACAGATATAGACATGCTAATAAAG AAGAAAATTGCTCATTTACAACAGCAACAGCAGCTTCAGCAATCTACAGTCTCCAGTCAGCAGTCTCAGAGCTCAAATCAGCTTCTCCAGCAACAGGAAAAGCCTGGAGTTGGATGCATGCCTATTGATGGAAGCATACCAAACTCTTTTGTAGTAGCTGACCAA GCATCAAAGAAGAGAAAGAAACCTGTCTCCTCTAGTAGAGCTAATAGTTCAGGAACAGCAAATACTGCTGGGCCATCTCCAAGTTCTGCACCTTCGACACCTTCCACTCACACACCAGGAGATGCAATGTCCATGCCACAGCTGCTGCATAATGGTGGTCCATCAAAACCATTGATGATGTTTGGTTCTGATGGCACTGGAAGCTTGACCTCTCCAGTAAACCCACTG GGTGATGTGGACCGTTTGCTGGAAGATGGCTCCTTGGATGAAAATGTAGACTCATTTTTATCACAGGAGGATATGGATCCTCGGGAAACCATGGGGCGCTGCATTGATGCCAGTAAAG GGTCTGGTTTCTCCGAGGTTGCAAAAGCCCGTGCAAGTACAAGCAAAGTTAGCTGTTGCCATTTCTCGTCAGACGGGAAACTGCTCGCCACCGGAGGCCACGATAAAAAG gctgttTTATGGTTTACAGATGCCCTAAACCCCAAATCTACATTAGAAGAGCACTCGATGCTTATTACAGATGTTCGATTTAGCCCAAGCATGACCCGCCTTGCAACATCTTCCTTTGACAAAACTGTGCGGGTTTGGGATGCTGACAAT CCAGATTATTCACTCCGCACTTTCACGGGTCATTCAGCGTCTGTTAAGTCGCTTGATTTTCATTCAAATAAAGAAGACATCGTTTGCTCCTGTGATAGTGATGGGGAAGTGCGCTGCTGGAGCATAAACAATGGTAGCTGTGTGACGTGTGTTAGGGTCTTCAGC GGAGGTGCAACTCAGTTGAGATATCAACCTCATCAAGGGAAATATCTTGCAGCTGCCTCTGAGAAGATGATATCAATAATGGATGCAGAAACACTACAAGTGTGTAGGAATGCCTTAAAG GGACACATAAAGAACATCGAGTCAATTTGTTGGGATGCTGCGGGTGACTATCTGGCCTCTGTAAGTGAAGATTCTGTCAAGGTGTGGTCATTTACTTCAGGAAATGATGGCGAGTGTGTGAATGAGTTGAATTGCAGTGGAAACAAGTTCAATTCATGTGTTTTTCACCCGAATTATCCGTCATTGCTTGTAATTGGTTGTTACGAG TCCTTGGAACTTTGGGACATAAGGGAGAAGAATACAGTGACCATCAGCAACGCCCATGACGGCTTAATTGCAGCCCTAGCTGCATCAAATGCATCAGGGTTGGTCGCCTCAGTAAGTCATGATAAGCTTGTCAAGCTCTGGAAGTGA